Part of the Geitlerinema sp. PCC 9228 genome is shown below.
CCGATACCCTGGACGACTTGCGCACCCTGTACCACAATTCCTCCGATTGGATCGTACAAATGAGTATTATCGCCGCTTTGGGGGAAATGGGAGATGCGCGTGCTTTTGATTTGCTAGCAGAAGCCTTGCGATCGCCAGAACCCCTCATCCAAACCAGTGCCGTCGGTTCTCTGGGAGAACTCGGAGACGAACGCGCCATCGATTTGCTAGCAGAACAGGCTCACAACGAAGATTGGCAAGTTCGCTACCGTTTGGTGCAAGCTTTGGGGAATTTCCACGAAGAACGGGTCCGCCAAATCCTGGAAACCCTCGCTGAAGACGAAATCGAACAAGTGGCCGCAGAAGCACAAACCCGCCTGGCTACCCTATAACGAGACAAACTGTTTTGGCGTCAAGCAAGCGAGCAGACGTCGCAACGAATAAAAGTATGGAATCTCGTCGTTGTTCTCAAGGACACAACAATCCTATCTCCAGTCGCTTTTGTCAGTATTGCGGCGAATCCCTAGTTGGTTTTTCTATCCAACCCAATACGGTACTTGGCGATCGCTACCAAATTGTACGGCAGTTGGGACGTGGTGGTTTTGGATGTACCTACCTAGCACAAGATTTAAACCGCTTTCAAGAACCATGCGTTTTAAAAGAATTTGCTCCCCAAACCCGAGGTACCTACCAACAACAAAAAGCCAAAGAACTCTTTGAACGGGAAGCTGGAATTTTGTACCAGTTAGACCATTCCCAAATTCCTCGCTTTCGCGAACTCTTTCGTGCTACCAAAGAGGAACAGGGCAAGTTATTTTTGGTACAGGATTACGTAGAAGGC
Proteins encoded:
- a CDS encoding phycobilisome degradation protein NblB, with translation MSITPESVKKLLNSEDLGDRLRGVNHLRELDADVAFEAIQTPIFDSNPRVRYAAVSQVSTLGRQNPTKALEILRDRLLHDEEADVKAAAADALGALQMTDTLDDLRTLYHNSSDWIVQMSIIAALGEMGDARAFDLLAEALRSPEPLIQTSAVGSLGELGDERAIDLLAEQAHNEDWQVRYRLVQALGNFHEERVRQILETLAEDEIEQVAAEAQTRLATL